The nucleotide sequence CTTTTACTAATTCCCTTGCCTCACCATCGTTTAAAACAATAATATCTACCATTGATATTGCCTCTTTTAATGCATCTTTTTTATTTTCAATCCAATAATTCATCGTGTCTAAAACAATTAAGTCTGGATTTTTTATCTGCTCTATAACCTTAATTTGAATATCTGGGTCAATATTTCCAAGGAAGATATATTTTGAATCCTTGTAATGTTCTGGAAGAGAGGCATCAAAATTAGCCAAAACATTTAATTTTGTTTCTAATGTTTTTGCCTCATTAAGCTCATAGGTATAGTAACCCTTCCATCTAAATGTCTCTCCAGGAAGAACACGAATGCCTTCTGTGTCAATTTCATAAGATGTTAGAAGGGAAAAATATTCCTCTTTAAAGTCTTCTCCTACAACGCTTAAAATCCTTGCTTCTGAAAAGAATGAGCAAGAAACAGAAGCATATATACAAGAGCCTCCCAAAACATCAAAAACCTCACCAAATGGTGTTTGGACTGAATCTATTCCCACAGAGCCAACAATAAGAACAGGCACAAAGAAATGATAACTTAAAAACCATTATCCTGTCAAGGTTGCAAGTTGAAATTTTCAGAACCTCCCCAAATTTGTTACCATTCAGCCACTGATTGGCACGGATAAGTTAATAGGACGCAGGATTATACGGATAACATACCAAAAATCAATTGAATTTCAAACAAACCCTTTTGTTAAATGGCTAGGGTTAAGATGCCTAACTACATGTTAACCAAAAAGTTTGCAAACCATTTTTGTTTTAGCATAACACAAAAAAACCAATTTTGTTTCAGTGTGGTTACAATTATTTTTCATTCCATTCTCCTGTTGCAACAAACATCTTCGGTTTTGGCTTTTCTGTTATCTCCTTCTCTATGTATGTATCCCTATTTATTCCATCTTTTCTATAAGCCCTTATTACATTAAGGAAATCCTCTGCCTTTTGAAACCTTAATTTTGGGTCTTTTGCTATGGATACAATAACAATTTTATTTAGGTTTTCTCCTATTTTTCTATTTAGAAATATTGGCGGTATTGCCTCTTTATCTAAAATATTTTTTACAGTTTCTCCCGGGCTATTTCCCAAAAATGGGCTATTTCCTGTAAGAAGCTCATAAAGGGTTATTCCAACAGAGTATATATCAGATGAAAATTCCTCCCTTTCTCCCTTTAACCTCTCTTTAGGAACATAGGCATAAGAACCTGTCCTTGAAAGAAGCTTTTCATTCTTTGTTGTAAGCTTTGCTATCCCAAAATCGCATATCTTTGCCCTATTATCCTTTGTAAGAAGGATGTTTGATGGCTTTATATCCCTGTGGAGAATACCTGCTTTGTGAAGATGAACAAGACCATAAAGGATATCATCTATGATTGAAAGCCCACATTCACAAGAAACAGGCATTTTTATATCCTTTAGGCTTCTTCCGTCTACATATTCCATAATCATTATATAATAGCCTTTATATTTTGAAATGCCAAGGAATTGAACAATATTTGGACATTCTCCTACATTCTTTAGCTTTAAGACAATGCTTGCATTCATTAAAAACTCCCTTTTTAATAATTCCTCCTTTTCTTTATCTTGTGGAATTTTTATTGCAACATAATCCCCCCATTCCTTTTTAAGGCTTGGATTTAAAACCTCTGCAAGGTATGTCTTTCCAAATCCTCCGCTTCCTAAAACCCTTTCTAATTTAAAATCTTCCATTAAATATTCTTTTCAAAATTTATGTTTTTTATAATATTGTTCAGTTCATTTGTGTAGCTTTCCTTATCAAGATACAATCCTTCAATCTCCTTTTTAAGGGCTTCTAATTCCTTTTCCTGGTTGGATAGCTTATTTACATATTCCTCTGCTAGCTTCTTCTCAGTAGGTGTATCCTTTAAAACCTTAAGGTTCTCCCTTATCCTTTCCTGGTCTTTAAATATTTCAGAGTATCTTTTTTCTTGGGAGGCAATTTTTTTCTGGATTTCATTTATTTTATCCTTTAATTTGATTATTTTCTCAAATGTCCCTTTTATTTCAGGAGAGATGTAGTTCATATTTACGAAGACTTCAATATTTTCTTTTGTAATATTTGTAAGGAGATATGTTTCATAATATGTCATCTCTTCTTTTACACAAAGACTTGATGAACCATTGGGAGAAAGGTTCATCCGAAATCTATAATAACTTGGTGTTTGTTCATATATCATTTCCTTCTCTGGCTCTTTTAAATCCCATCCTTGTCTTAAAGGATGTTCTATAATTACCTCCTTTTGATTGAGGGTATTGTTTTGTAGACTATAGGTTTTAAGCTCTATATTCTTATAATATGCATACATTGTTCCTTGAATAATACTTACATAATGAACATTCCTCCTTTCACTATTTACTGATGGAGAGACACTTACACCAAGATCTACGCCATATGTAATGAAAGCCTTTTCGGTGGGTCTTAACCTATCTAATATTCCCTCTCCAGCATAGGCTTCATTTTCAAATACAGTAATTGGGCCTTTATCTAATGTAAGATTTGTGGTGTTCTCTATAGAGAGACAGCAAAGGGGATTTTTTGGATTGTTTGCCTCATTGTATAAAGAAAGCCTTTCTCCTTTAATATCTCCTTCAATAATTGGTATGAGGGCTGATTTGTTAGATGGAATACTTACAGGATAATCAATCTTATACTCAAAAAGATCGCCCATCTCTCTGGTAGCTATTTCAATCTCTTGGGTTTCCTTCATTTCTAAAGCCATATCATGGACTTCAATAGCAGCAAATCCTCCTACCATTGCTTTTTTTCTTTCTCCTGCAAATGTCCTTTCTGAAATTGTTGGTTTTTGAACCTCTTCTTCTTCAAACTTTATTACAGGCCTTTTCTTATATATTGGAGAATAGAGATCAGAGATAAAAGAGATAGGCTTTCCTGAAACAAGGGATAAAGAAACATCATTCCAATTATAGTCAGAAAGATTATCAACAATTGCCCATCCTTGTAAAAATAAAGAATGCTTTTCCTCAAAAGCTACAATCCTATAAGAGCTTTTCCATACAGGAGCTTCTGTGATATAGCTTATTATTATATTTCTTTCACCATTGCCTTTTGCAATTAAGGAAAGGTTTTTTCTCTCTTTTTTTCTGTATTGAAAGATTGTTTCTAAAGCCCTATTTAGCTCATCTTCAATGCTTTTTTCTTTTAATCTTATCTCATCTATATCATCCAATAGAATACTTTTTAATCCACCATTTTCATCTATTATATCCAATACATCAAGCTCGATTTTAAAATTATCTTTCAAAATAGCCTTTTTTCTTAAGCCCAAAAGCCTTCCATTCAAAACATCTCCGCCAAGCGCAATATCCAATTCTGCCCCTTTTATCTTATCCAATAGCGAGGTAAGGTTATCGTTTAAGGGATTTAATGAAAAGTCTTCAAGAATCTTATCAAGTGGCTTTTTTGATTCGTAGTCTATCCAAAAGACCTTTCCTCCATCAAGGTCTCTTATGGTTAAAGATTTTAATATATCAGAGATTTCATCCTTAAATGAAAGGTTTATTATCTCATTATCCCTTACCCTTCCCTTTCTTTCAATGTAAGATATGCCATTTTTATAGAGGATAACCTTTGTTATAGGAATCTCCCTGCTAAAAGAGGATGTTCCTATTATAAGGAGTAAGGGAAAAACCAATTTTTTC is from bacterium and encodes:
- a CDS encoding PfkB family carbohydrate kinase; translation: MPVLIVGSVGIDSVQTPFGEVFDVLGGSCIYASVSCSFFSEARILSVVGEDFKEEYFSLLTSYEIDTEGIRVLPGETFRWKGYYTYELNEAKTLETKLNVLANFDASLPEHYKDSKYIFLGNIDPDIQIKVIEQIKNPDLIVLDTMNYWIENKKDALKEAISMVDIIVLNDGEARELVKEPNLVKASGKIRELGPKIVIIKKGEHGCLMFSERGIFSAPAYPLESIFDPTGAGDTFGGALIGYLANTSGKSDDQLRRAVIFGSAMASFVVEDFSLNRMKRLTWEEIRQRYYQFKELSHFELE
- a CDS encoding serine/threonine-protein kinase, whose amino-acid sequence is MEDFKLERVLGSGGFGKTYLAEVLNPSLKKEWGDYVAIKIPQDKEKEELLKREFLMNASIVLKLKNVGECPNIVQFLGISKYKGYYIMIMEYVDGRSLKDIKMPVSCECGLSIIDDILYGLVHLHKAGILHRDIKPSNILLTKDNRAKICDFGIAKLTTKNEKLLSRTGSYAYVPKERLKGEREEFSSDIYSVGITLYELLTGNSPFLGNSPGETVKNILDKEAIPPIFLNRKIGENLNKIVIVSIAKDPKLRFQKAEDFLNVIRAYRKDGINRDTYIEKEITEKPKPKMFVATGEWNEK